One segment of Nocardioides sp. QY071 DNA contains the following:
- a CDS encoding glycosyltransferase, protein MSTVSTGSTGSTSSGTVQRLLQRQILPLDTDPDVLPLYLDCEEPNLDEDKYVVGGSRAAKELNNASIRQKTATGRTVRPDQVLTRTAVLVPSGEKVSFGTYFNAFPASYWRRWSIVDAVTLTVTVRGSGATVIVNKSMANGRQQKVDSGVTEAEGPTTLTFELPLGPFIDGGWYWYDVVAGHGDVTVESAEWHAAVPADRLRHQGHGTVDLAITTMNRPDFCAKLLGQLGTAELLPYLDTVFVMEQGTQLVRDSEFFPAAEARLEGRLKVIQQGNLGGSGGYARGQLESVRKGTATYAMMMDDDVVCEPEGIIRAVTFGDLAKRPTIVGGHMFSLYAKSRLHSFGEIVQPYRFWWMSPRDGFQDWDFGARNLRSARWLHKRQDVDFNGWFMCMIPRQVLEDIGLSLPLFIKWDDSEYGLRAKAAGVPTVTFPGAAVWHVPWTDKNDALDWQAYFHQRNRFVAALLHSGYPRGGRLLQESFAFDLAHLVSMQYSTVELRIQALEDVLAGPQGLHGMLGTRLGEVNAARLQFSDAQLHADPDDFPPVRREKPPRKGKDLSDVPGRLSKVITAGLAPIRQLKKPRELSREFPEVEIRAMDAKWYRIAGFDSAVVSMNDGTSAALYQRDRERYKALVRRTVQLHNRFRRDWDEIAEQYRSALGDITSPDTWEKTFAPWTEGEDR, encoded by the coding sequence ATGAGCACGGTCTCGACAGGCTCAACCGGCTCAACCAGCTCGGGGACGGTGCAGCGGCTGTTGCAGCGCCAGATCCTGCCGCTGGACACCGACCCGGACGTCCTGCCGCTCTACCTCGACTGCGAGGAGCCGAACCTCGACGAGGACAAGTACGTCGTCGGCGGCTCGCGGGCGGCCAAGGAGCTCAACAACGCCTCGATCCGGCAGAAGACCGCGACCGGCCGCACGGTCCGCCCCGACCAGGTGCTCACCCGCACGGCCGTGCTCGTGCCGTCGGGGGAGAAGGTCTCCTTCGGCACCTACTTCAACGCCTTCCCCGCCAGCTACTGGCGGCGCTGGAGCATCGTCGACGCGGTGACGCTGACGGTCACGGTCCGCGGCTCCGGCGCGACCGTGATCGTCAACAAGTCGATGGCCAACGGCCGCCAGCAGAAGGTCGACAGCGGGGTCACCGAGGCCGAGGGCCCGACTACGCTGACCTTCGAGCTGCCGCTCGGCCCGTTCATCGACGGCGGCTGGTACTGGTACGACGTCGTGGCCGGCCACGGCGACGTGACCGTCGAGTCCGCTGAGTGGCATGCCGCCGTCCCGGCCGACCGACTGCGTCATCAAGGGCACGGCACCGTCGACCTGGCGATCACCACCATGAACCGCCCCGACTTCTGCGCCAAGCTGCTCGGCCAGCTCGGCACCGCCGAGCTGCTGCCGTACCTCGACACCGTCTTCGTGATGGAGCAGGGCACCCAGCTGGTCCGCGACAGCGAGTTCTTCCCCGCCGCCGAGGCCCGCCTCGAGGGCCGGCTGAAGGTGATCCAGCAGGGCAACCTGGGCGGTTCGGGCGGCTACGCCCGCGGGCAGCTCGAGTCGGTCCGCAAGGGCACCGCGACGTACGCGATGATGATGGACGACGACGTCGTCTGCGAGCCCGAGGGCATCATCCGCGCGGTCACCTTCGGCGACCTCGCCAAGCGCCCGACGATCGTCGGCGGCCACATGTTCAGCCTTTATGCGAAGAGCCGGCTGCACAGCTTCGGCGAGATCGTCCAGCCCTACCGGTTCTGGTGGATGTCGCCCAGGGACGGCTTCCAGGACTGGGACTTCGGCGCCCGCAACCTGCGCTCCGCCCGGTGGCTGCACAAGCGCCAGGACGTCGACTTCAACGGCTGGTTCATGTGCATGATCCCGCGCCAGGTGCTCGAGGACATCGGCCTCTCGCTGCCCCTGTTCATCAAGTGGGACGACTCCGAGTACGGCCTGCGCGCCAAGGCGGCCGGCGTACCCACCGTCACCTTCCCGGGCGCCGCGGTCTGGCACGTGCCGTGGACCGACAAGAACGACGCCCTCGACTGGCAGGCCTACTTCCACCAGCGCAACCGGTTCGTCGCGGCGCTGCTGCACTCCGGCTACCCGCGCGGTGGCCGGCTGCTCCAGGAGAGCTTCGCGTTCGACCTGGCCCACCTGGTGTCCATGCAGTACTCCACGGTGGAGCTGCGGATCCAGGCGCTCGAGGACGTCCTCGCCGGCCCGCAGGGCCTGCACGGCATGCTCGGCACCCGCCTCGGCGAGGTCAACGCCGCCCGCTTGCAGTTCTCCGACGCCCAGCTGCACGCCGACCCCGACGACTTCCCGCCCGTACGGCGCGAGAAGCCGCCGCGCAAGGGCAAGGACCTCAGCGACGTCCCCGGCCGCCTCTCCAAGGTGATCACCGCCGGACTCGCGCCGATCCGCCAGCTGAAGAAGCCGCGCGAGCTGTCCCGCGAGTTCCCCGAGGTCGAGATCCGCGCGATGGACGCGAAGTGGTACCGGATCGCGGGCTTCGACTCTGCGGTGGTCTCCATGAACGACGGCACCTCGGCCGCGCTCTACCAGCGCGACCGCGAGCGCTACAAGGCGCTCGTGCGTCGTACCGTCCAGCTCCACAACCGGTTCCGGCGCGACTGGGACGAGATCGCCGAGCAGTACCGCTCGGCGCTCGGCGACATCACCTCGCCCGACACCTGGGAGAAGACATTCGCTCCGTGGACCGAGGGGGAGGACCGATGA
- a CDS encoding PIN domain-containing protein, with protein sequence MRQLYLLDNSVTQRVHRAPTVAQAVVGLLATGELASCLPQILEECYSARSAADHRTILDANRRAKVYLPPDEEVARIAVELQGLLFGAGMGRAVGVSDLQIAATALRHSHEDQVVTIVHYDADFDHAQQVRPDLSAQWIVPRGTIQ encoded by the coding sequence ATGAGGCAGCTCTATCTGCTCGACAACTCGGTGACGCAGCGCGTCCACCGGGCGCCGACGGTGGCGCAGGCCGTGGTAGGTCTGCTGGCGACGGGCGAGCTCGCCAGCTGTCTTCCGCAGATCCTGGAGGAGTGCTACTCCGCGCGTAGCGCTGCGGACCACCGCACCATCCTCGACGCGAACCGCAGGGCGAAGGTCTACCTGCCGCCTGACGAGGAGGTCGCCCGGATCGCCGTCGAGCTGCAGGGCCTGCTCTTCGGGGCTGGCATGGGCAGGGCAGTCGGTGTGAGCGATCTGCAGATCGCCGCGACAGCACTGCGCCACTCCCATGAGGACCAGGTGGTCACGATCGTTCACTACGACGCCGACTTCGATCACGCGCAGCAGGTTCGTCCCGATCTGAGCGCGCAGTGGATCGTCCCTCGGGGGACGATCCAGTGA
- a CDS encoding inositol monophosphatase, whose protein sequence is MDTAAVLTLLQDVAAEVIDPRFRALSDEQVSEKNPGDLVTVADHESEALITAALQAAYPDALVLGEEAMAADATLLDRFARAEHAFTVDPVDGTKNFVNGSPDHAVMVGEVRGGAVTRGWIWQPQHKTSYVAELGAGAWRNGERLTVTAAGDGVPFRTARRAWVGQELGGLGTLELTWACCGVDYPHLIAGDARALVYSRSMPWDHLPGSLVLTEAGGVIGQHDGSPMRPQQLAGGLVAAPDRATYDAVVGALPV, encoded by the coding sequence GTGGACACCGCCGCCGTGCTGACCCTGCTCCAGGACGTCGCCGCGGAGGTGATCGACCCCCGGTTCCGCGCGCTCTCCGACGAGCAGGTCTCGGAGAAGAACCCCGGCGACCTGGTCACCGTCGCCGACCACGAGTCCGAGGCGCTGATCACCGCGGCCCTGCAGGCGGCGTACCCCGACGCGCTGGTGCTCGGCGAGGAGGCGATGGCGGCCGACGCCACGCTGCTCGACCGGTTCGCGAGGGCCGAGCACGCGTTCACCGTCGACCCGGTCGACGGCACCAAGAACTTCGTCAACGGCTCCCCCGACCACGCCGTGATGGTCGGCGAGGTCCGGGGTGGCGCGGTGACCCGCGGCTGGATCTGGCAGCCGCAGCACAAGACGTCGTACGTCGCCGAGCTCGGCGCCGGCGCCTGGCGCAACGGCGAGCGCCTCACGGTGACCGCCGCCGGTGACGGCGTACCCTTCCGGACCGCGCGGCGCGCCTGGGTCGGCCAGGAGCTCGGCGGGCTCGGCACCCTCGAGCTGACCTGGGCCTGCTGCGGCGTCGACTACCCGCACCTGATCGCCGGCGACGCCCGGGCGCTCGTCTACAGCCGCTCGATGCCGTGGGACCACCTCCCCGGCTCGCTCGTCCTCACCGAGGCGGGCGGCGTGATCGGACAGCACGACGGCTCCCCGATGCGGCCGCAGCAGCTGGCCGGCGGGCTGGTCGCCGCACCCGACCGGGCGACGTACGACGCCGTGGTGGGGGCGCTGCCCGTCTGA
- a CDS encoding LCP family protein yields MPQQMPVDERAARVRFRRALTLMAFTLVVPGSAQLLAGNRAIGKLALRIWLFSLGTLLAVAVWSWFDKGLALTLAFSPTVMLVIRLYLIVGALGWAALFVDAWRIGQPLSLRLPHRRAVVGVNGVLCFSVAGTMLFGAHLAAAQRDWLTMFADGDLGSAHNGRYNILLIGGDSGNDRWGLRTDSMTIASVDATTGRTVMIGLPRNMQNFPFREGSVMAKQFPKGFNCDGCYLNGVSTWVGDHTDLFKGSENPGIDATVSAIEGITDLDINYWVMVNMRGFERLVNAFGGVTLNVRSRIPVGGLGKDVTGYIEPGRRKLNGHDALWYARAREGSDDYSRMARQKCVFSALVSQVSPAKALTNFQEIAKASSAMIQTDIPGGALSDFVQLALRARTQKISSVSLVPPRINTADPDIDLVQQMIRSAIDRAEGDPKAAKKGKTPAQGEQPKGGTGGSGGSGDDKAEQPAQQPDTVTGGSLGSRNQGYQANETDDVAAAC; encoded by the coding sequence GTGCCTCAGCAGATGCCCGTCGACGAACGCGCCGCCCGGGTGCGGTTCCGCCGGGCGCTGACCCTGATGGCGTTCACCCTCGTGGTGCCCGGCTCGGCCCAGCTGCTCGCGGGCAACCGTGCGATCGGCAAGCTGGCGCTGCGGATCTGGCTGTTCTCACTCGGCACCCTGCTGGCCGTGGCCGTGTGGAGCTGGTTCGACAAGGGTCTCGCGCTGACCCTGGCGTTCAGCCCGACCGTGATGCTCGTGATCCGGCTGTACCTGATCGTCGGCGCCCTCGGCTGGGCCGCGCTCTTCGTCGATGCCTGGCGGATCGGCCAGCCGCTCAGCCTGCGCCTCCCGCACCGCCGTGCCGTCGTCGGCGTCAACGGCGTCCTGTGCTTCTCGGTCGCCGGCACCATGCTCTTCGGCGCCCACCTCGCCGCGGCCCAGCGCGACTGGCTGACCATGTTCGCCGACGGCGACCTCGGCTCGGCCCACAACGGCCGCTACAACATCCTGCTCATCGGAGGCGACTCCGGCAACGACCGCTGGGGCCTGCGCACCGACTCGATGACCATCGCCTCCGTCGACGCCACCACCGGCCGTACCGTGATGATCGGCCTGCCCCGCAACATGCAGAACTTCCCGTTCCGCGAGGGCAGCGTGATGGCGAAGCAGTTCCCCAAGGGCTTCAACTGCGACGGCTGCTACCTCAACGGCGTCAGCACCTGGGTCGGCGACCACACCGACCTGTTCAAGGGCTCCGAGAACCCCGGCATCGACGCGACCGTGTCCGCGATCGAGGGCATCACCGACCTGGACATCAACTACTGGGTGATGGTCAACATGCGCGGCTTCGAGCGCCTGGTCAACGCGTTCGGCGGGGTCACCCTCAACGTCCGCTCCCGGATCCCCGTCGGTGGCCTCGGCAAGGACGTCACCGGCTACATCGAGCCGGGCCGGCGCAAGCTCAACGGCCACGACGCCCTCTGGTACGCCCGGGCCCGCGAGGGCTCCGACGACTATTCGCGCATGGCCCGCCAGAAGTGCGTGTTCTCCGCCCTCGTCTCCCAGGTCAGCCCGGCCAAGGCGCTGACGAACTTCCAGGAGATCGCCAAGGCGTCCAGCGCGATGATCCAGACAGACATCCCCGGCGGCGCGCTCAGCGACTTCGTCCAGCTCGCCCTGCGCGCCCGGACCCAGAAGATCTCCTCGGTCTCCCTCGTCCCGCCGCGGATCAACACGGCCGACCCCGACATCGACCTGGTGCAGCAGATGATCCGCAGCGCCATCGACCGCGCCGAGGGCGACCCGAAGGCGGCGAAGAAGGGCAAGACGCCGGCGCAGGGGGAGCAGCCGAAGGGCGGCACCGGCGGCAGCGGCGGCAGCGGCGACGACAAGGCCGAGCAGCCCGCCCAGCAGCCGGACACCGTCACCGGCGGCTCGCTCGGGTCCCGCAACCAGGGCTACCAGGCCAACGAGACCGACGACGTCGCGGCGGCCTGCTGA
- the glf gene encoding UDP-galactopyranose mutase translates to MSLTSSNPDLPDLVVVGSGFFGLTVAERCANDLGLKVLVIERRSHLGGNAYSEPEPQTGIEVHKYGAHLFHTSNERVWEYVNRFTTFTGYQHRVYSTHDQQVYPLPINLGTINQFFDAAYTPDQARALIKEQAGELGDKEPENFVEKGISLIGRPLYEAFIAHYTAKQWQTSPEELSADIISRLPVRYNYDNRYFNDKYEGLPTDGYAAWLAKMADHPNIEVVLDTDFLADGVAERYKGKVPIVYTGPVDEYFHNSEGRLSWRTVDLVPEVLDVDDFQGCSVMNYPDPDVDFTRIHEFKHFHPERDYPAGKTVIVREYSRFAEETDEPYYPVNTAEDREKLLKYRDLAEREPMVLFGGRLGTYKYLDMHMAIASALSMYDNTLRPHFAEGAELKSGGVDA, encoded by the coding sequence GTGTCTCTCACCTCGTCGAACCCCGACCTCCCCGATCTGGTCGTCGTCGGCTCCGGATTCTTCGGCCTGACCGTTGCCGAGCGCTGCGCCAACGACCTCGGACTGAAGGTCCTGGTCATCGAGCGCCGCTCCCACCTGGGCGGCAACGCCTACAGCGAGCCGGAGCCGCAGACCGGCATCGAGGTGCACAAGTACGGCGCCCACCTGTTCCACACCAGCAACGAGCGGGTGTGGGAGTACGTCAACCGGTTCACGACCTTCACCGGCTACCAGCACCGCGTCTACTCGACGCACGACCAGCAGGTCTACCCGCTGCCGATCAACCTGGGCACCATCAACCAGTTCTTCGACGCGGCGTACACGCCCGACCAGGCGCGGGCCCTGATCAAGGAGCAGGCCGGCGAGCTGGGCGACAAGGAGCCGGAGAACTTCGTCGAGAAGGGCATCTCCCTCATCGGCCGCCCGCTCTACGAGGCGTTCATCGCCCACTACACCGCCAAGCAGTGGCAGACCTCGCCCGAGGAGCTCTCGGCCGACATCATCAGCCGGCTCCCGGTCCGCTACAACTACGACAACCGCTACTTCAACGACAAGTACGAGGGCCTGCCCACCGACGGGTACGCCGCCTGGCTGGCGAAGATGGCCGACCACCCGAACATCGAGGTCGTGCTCGACACCGACTTCCTGGCCGACGGGGTCGCCGAGCGCTACAAGGGCAAGGTCCCGATCGTCTACACCGGTCCGGTCGACGAGTACTTCCACAACAGCGAGGGTCGCCTCTCGTGGCGCACCGTCGACCTGGTGCCCGAGGTGCTCGACGTCGACGACTTCCAGGGCTGCTCGGTGATGAACTACCCCGACCCCGACGTCGACTTCACCCGGATCCACGAGTTCAAGCACTTCCACCCCGAGCGGGACTACCCCGCGGGCAAGACCGTGATCGTGCGGGAGTACAGCCGGTTCGCCGAGGAGACCGACGAGCCCTACTACCCGGTCAACACCGCCGAGGACCGCGAGAAGCTGCTCAAGTACCGCGACCTCGCCGAGCGGGAGCCGATGGTGCTCTTCGGCGGCCGGCTCGGCACCTACAAGTACCTCGACATGCACATGGCCATCGCCTCCGCGCTGTCCATGTACGACAACACGCTCCGGCCGCACTTCGCCGAGGGCGCCGAGCTCAAGAGCGGTGGGGTGGACGCATGA
- a CDS encoding type II toxin-antitoxin system VapB family antitoxin, which produces MTKTLIDVDEGLMAEAMAATGQPTKRGTVTEALEQVVRKARALEYLEHLRSGIASELDDAEVVAQAQR; this is translated from the coding sequence ATGACGAAGACACTGATCGACGTGGACGAGGGCCTCATGGCCGAGGCGATGGCAGCTACGGGACAGCCGACCAAGCGTGGGACGGTGACGGAGGCGCTGGAGCAGGTGGTTCGCAAGGCCCGCGCTCTGGAGTACCTGGAGCACCTGCGGTCGGGGATCGCGAGTGAGCTGGACGATGCCGAGGTCGTTGCCCAAGCGCAGCGATGA
- a CDS encoding glycosyltransferase family 2 protein produces the protein MSFEARSARTSTAEEQVAVVVVTYNRADLLEQMLAGLGALDRAPDAVFVVDNASTDHTREVLERSTLAGLVPIHASDNLGGAGGFRLGLQAAYDRGYDVMWLMDDDVVPAPDCLTRLLEADGSCLIAVREDRAGALVEKAALRFDLRNPLAIRPKTASIDSTYPSRAAMPATVEVENVAFEGFLVRREVIDRIGLPDASFFIFYDDVDFAIRARRAGFAIRAVRDAVLVRQLDFDQQHDLAGWKGYYMYRNLFVVHFRYGENLLVRLKPALIALVVVLLSPLRGGRAEASNVTRALRDGWRMRSLPAR, from the coding sequence GTGAGTTTCGAGGCTCGCTCCGCTCGCACCTCAACCGCCGAGGAACAGGTCGCCGTCGTCGTCGTGACCTACAACCGCGCCGACCTGCTCGAGCAGATGCTCGCCGGCCTCGGCGCGCTCGACCGCGCGCCGGACGCGGTGTTCGTCGTCGACAACGCCAGCACCGACCACACCCGCGAGGTGCTCGAGCGCAGCACCCTCGCCGGCCTGGTGCCGATCCACGCGAGCGACAACCTCGGCGGAGCGGGCGGCTTCCGGCTGGGCCTGCAAGCCGCCTACGACCGCGGCTACGACGTGATGTGGCTGATGGACGACGACGTCGTCCCGGCCCCCGACTGCCTGACCCGGCTCCTCGAGGCCGACGGCTCCTGCCTGATCGCGGTCCGCGAGGACCGTGCGGGCGCCCTCGTGGAGAAGGCGGCACTGCGCTTCGACCTGCGCAACCCGCTGGCGATCCGCCCGAAGACGGCCAGCATCGACTCGACGTACCCCAGTCGCGCGGCGATGCCGGCGACGGTCGAGGTCGAGAACGTCGCCTTCGAGGGCTTCTTGGTCCGGCGCGAGGTGATCGACCGGATCGGGCTGCCCGACGCGTCCTTCTTCATCTTCTACGACGACGTGGACTTCGCGATCCGCGCGCGCCGGGCCGGGTTCGCGATCCGTGCGGTGCGTGACGCCGTCCTCGTGCGCCAGCTCGACTTCGACCAGCAGCACGACCTCGCCGGCTGGAAGGGGTACTACATGTACCGCAACCTGTTCGTCGTGCACTTCCGGTACGGCGAGAACCTGCTCGTGCGGCTCAAGCCGGCGCTGATCGCGCTGGTCGTGGTCCTGCTCAGTCCGCTGCGGGGTGGTCGGGCAGAGGCATCGAACGTGACGCGAGCGCTCCGGGATGGGTGGCGGATGCGCTCTCTTCCGGCTCGCTGA
- a CDS encoding phosphatase PAP2 family protein, with protein MYTHHSTGRGAPSFALAWLAGLGLAVATVAFSRFENIPIEDPDSLIPGYIRFPAIVLGAIALDVVPHTFMAAGRPGTGWLRRIRTAFRTVMRERWPLTHWKFALNGVIAWYLCYAAFRNVKSMAPFVHEKIYDDPLAAIDRFLFAGHDPAAVLHAWFGTGIAAHFFSSVYIVWIALVPVSIAIALVWTRQTRAGEWYVTAVAVDWALGALLYVLVPTVGPIYSDSSTFADLPETYVSKLADSMWDDRVNTLATHGESGLQTIAAFASLHVGIMMTICLIVQAVKLARWVRISAWTFFGLTVLATVYLGWHFFVDVIAGAALGAFAVWIAGIATGNRVGLRVRLVPEVSEPEESASATHPGALASRSMPLPDHPAAD; from the coding sequence GTGTACACCCACCACTCGACCGGACGCGGCGCGCCATCCTTTGCCCTTGCCTGGCTCGCCGGCCTCGGTCTGGCCGTCGCCACGGTGGCGTTCTCCAGGTTCGAGAACATCCCGATCGAGGACCCCGACAGCCTGATCCCGGGCTACATCCGGTTCCCCGCGATCGTCCTGGGAGCCATCGCGCTCGACGTGGTCCCCCACACCTTCATGGCCGCCGGCCGCCCGGGCACCGGCTGGCTGCGCCGCATCCGCACCGCGTTCCGCACGGTGATGCGGGAGCGCTGGCCGCTGACGCACTGGAAGTTCGCGCTCAACGGCGTGATCGCCTGGTACCTGTGTTACGCGGCGTTCCGCAACGTGAAGAGCATGGCGCCGTTCGTGCACGAGAAGATCTATGACGACCCACTGGCGGCGATCGACAGGTTCCTGTTCGCCGGACACGACCCGGCCGCCGTCCTGCACGCCTGGTTCGGCACCGGCATCGCCGCCCACTTCTTCTCGTCGGTCTACATCGTGTGGATCGCCCTGGTCCCGGTGTCGATCGCGATCGCCCTGGTCTGGACCCGGCAGACGCGCGCGGGTGAGTGGTACGTCACGGCGGTCGCGGTCGACTGGGCGCTGGGCGCCCTGCTCTACGTGCTGGTCCCGACCGTCGGCCCGATCTACTCCGACAGCAGCACCTTCGCGGACCTGCCCGAGACGTATGTGAGCAAGCTCGCGGACTCGATGTGGGACGACCGGGTCAACACGCTGGCCACCCACGGCGAGTCCGGCCTGCAGACGATCGCCGCGTTCGCGTCGCTGCACGTCGGCATCATGATGACGATCTGCCTCATCGTGCAGGCGGTCAAGCTGGCCCGCTGGGTGCGGATCAGCGCGTGGACCTTCTTCGGCCTGACCGTGCTCGCGACGGTCTACCTGGGCTGGCACTTCTTCGTCGACGTGATCGCCGGTGCCGCGCTGGGCGCGTTCGCCGTGTGGATCGCCGGCATCGCCACCGGCAACCGGGTCGGCCTGCGGGTGCGGCTGGTGCCCGAGGTCAGCGAGCCGGAAGAGAGCGCATCCGCCACCCATCCCGGAGCGCTCGCGTCACGTTCGATGCCTCTGCCCGACCACCCCGCAGCGGACTGA
- a CDS encoding glycosyltransferase family 2 protein, whose amino-acid sequence MRVQAVVVTFNRLAMLQRLVPRLQEIAGLERILVVDNASTDGTGEWLAGLADPRVVHETLATNTGGAGGFHHGLGRAVREGADLVWLMDDDGLPALDCLDLLLQRQQRDGLDFCGPAVLAEQDPSRLCFPIRLPGGTRVVHEMAAVEAAARDGLIDDVVIPFNGVLVTRDLVERIGLPREDFFIWGDDVEYLWRAQRAGARIATVVEAHFLHPATDDLGTPMMFGRTTYNHTPSDLKHYCMARNNTLNLRTYRGWVHVLLFWLKTVWFYLFTRPQPARIPLSARAAAAGLRGDFTGHRRYLR is encoded by the coding sequence GTGCGAGTCCAGGCCGTCGTGGTGACCTTCAACAGGTTGGCGATGCTGCAGCGACTCGTCCCGCGGCTGCAGGAGATCGCAGGCCTGGAGCGGATCCTCGTGGTCGACAACGCCTCGACCGACGGCACGGGGGAGTGGCTGGCCGGGCTGGCCGACCCGCGCGTCGTCCACGAGACCCTGGCGACCAACACCGGCGGTGCGGGCGGTTTCCACCACGGACTGGGCCGGGCGGTGCGCGAGGGTGCCGACCTGGTGTGGCTGATGGACGACGACGGCCTGCCGGCGCTCGACTGTCTCGACCTCCTCCTGCAGCGGCAGCAGCGCGACGGCCTCGACTTCTGTGGTCCGGCGGTGCTGGCCGAGCAGGACCCGTCGCGGCTGTGCTTCCCGATCCGTCTCCCCGGTGGGACCCGGGTGGTGCACGAGATGGCCGCCGTCGAGGCGGCCGCGCGGGACGGACTGATCGACGACGTGGTGATCCCGTTCAACGGCGTGCTGGTCACCCGCGACCTGGTCGAGCGGATCGGCCTGCCGCGCGAGGACTTCTTCATCTGGGGTGACGACGTCGAGTACCTGTGGCGCGCCCAGCGGGCGGGCGCCCGGATCGCGACCGTGGTCGAGGCCCACTTCCTGCACCCGGCCACCGACGACCTCGGGACGCCGATGATGTTCGGGCGCACGACCTACAACCACACGCCGAGCGACCTCAAGCACTACTGCATGGCGCGCAACAACACCCTGAACCTGCGCACCTACCGCGGCTGGGTGCACGTGCTGCTGTTCTGGCTGAAGACGGTGTGGTTCTACCTCTTCACGAGACCGCAGCCGGCCCGGATCCCGCTGAGCGCCCGCGCCGCGGCCGCCGGCCTGCGCGGCGACTTCACCGGCCACCGGAGGTACCTCAGGTGA